From a single Acidobacteriota bacterium genomic region:
- a CDS encoding ABC transporter permease: MNSLLTDFRYAVRKMAREPLFTLVAVLALALGIAANTTMFSVVDTVLFQSLPYGDPEELIFLQEHQPESGVLPVAPANFVDWQRESETFEAFTAYVGPEAGSRTKFTLIGPGGEPERLQGTSVTANFFQLFEIESVAGRLLTPEDLETSGDQTVMISHRLWQRRFGGDPNIVGETVVVEGTGRTILGVLPPDFAFPEANVDLWLPLNFDFSSIRRAHFFQVVGRLPPDANLASAQAEMDALAKNLEQEYPATNANLTVEAIPLRDRIVGDTSQTLLLLLAAVGLVLILTCANVASLMIARATTRQGEMAVRTALGADQQRITGQLLIEMMVLALVAGGASLLLTQGLLTLVGQWAPEGVPRLDQAALDLRVILFTAAVTLLVTFLCGLAPVLSSRRLDL, encoded by the coding sequence ATGAACTCTCTACTTACTGACTTTCGCTATGCCGTCCGGAAAATGGCCCGGGAACCGCTTTTCACTCTGGTCGCGGTCCTCGCGCTGGCTCTCGGTATCGCCGCCAACACCACCATGTTCTCGGTGGTCGACACGGTGCTCTTCCAATCCCTGCCTTACGGCGACCCGGAGGAGCTGATCTTCCTGCAGGAGCACCAGCCGGAATCGGGAGTGCTGCCGGTGGCCCCCGCCAATTTCGTCGACTGGCAGCGGGAGAGCGAAACCTTCGAGGCCTTCACCGCCTACGTCGGTCCGGAGGCCGGGAGCCGCACGAAATTCACCCTGATCGGCCCGGGAGGCGAGCCGGAACGGCTGCAGGGCACGTCGGTGACGGCGAATTTCTTCCAGCTCTTCGAGATCGAGTCGGTAGCGGGAAGGCTCTTGACGCCGGAGGATCTGGAGACCTCCGGCGACCAGACGGTGATGATCAGCCACCGGCTGTGGCAGCGCCGCTTCGGGGGCGACCCGAACATCGTCGGAGAGACGGTGGTTGTGGAGGGGACGGGCCGCACGATCCTGGGGGTTCTGCCGCCGGACTTCGCGTTCCCGGAAGCCAACGTGGACCTCTGGCTGCCCCTCAACTTCGATTTCTCGTCCATCCGGCGGGCCCACTTCTTCCAGGTCGTCGGCCGCCTGCCACCGGACGCCAACCTGGCGAGCGCCCAGGCCGAGATGGACGCCCTGGCCAAGAACCTCGAGCAGGAGTACCCGGCCACCAACGCCAATCTCACCGTCGAGGCCATCCCGCTGCGAGATCGCATCGTGGGAGACACCTCGCAGACTCTTCTCCTGCTGCTGGCCGCCGTCGGCCTGGTGTTGATCCTGACCTGCGCCAACGTCGCCAGCCTGATGATCGCCCGGGCGACGACCCGCCAGGGGGAGATGGCGGTGCGCACCGCCCTGGGCGCCGACCAACAGCGCATCACCGGCCAGTTGCTGATCGAGATGATGGTACTCGCGCTGGTGGCGGGCGGTGCGAGCCTGTTGCTGACCCAGGGTCTGCTGACCCTCGTCGGACAATGGGCGCCGGAAGGCGTGCCGCGCCTCGATCAAGCGGCCCTCGATCTGCGGGTGATCCTGTTCACCGCGGCGGTCACCCTGCTGGTCACCTTCCTCTGCGGACTGGCCCCGGTGCTCTCGAGCCGGCGCCTGGACCT
- a CDS encoding cyclic peptide export ABC transporter — protein MEFIRFVLGRSGKARLLLFGAVIAGSLSGLASVALLDLLKQALESAEEGPVTHLAMSFLLLCLLVTATRLLSQYLLVGLGQRLVMDLRLELGEQILATPLRSLESMGANRIYATLTDDVNSVTQALVTVPVLCVNGTIIIGCFAYLAWLHLVLFAIFLGLVLLGVVIYQLLARFAMNRFREVREEQDTLFQHFRGLGEGVKELQLHQHRRGAFIDLIRGTSDSIRKQRISATMIFGLASAWGNLLFFATLGLIFFARPSAIQVDSSTLIAYTVVLFYVMTPLQFFLDSIPTLGRAGIAVEKIDQLGFSLGEPMSLELVGEFPVRWNRLELQQLTHQYRRDDQEHPFTLGPVDLTLQPGEVLFLVGGNGSGKTTLAKILVGLYAPDAGRIVVDGREVTGENRDAYRQLFSVIFDDFFLFEQLLGLEGEGLEERAAHYLEALRIAHKVQVEGQRLSTLELSKGQRKRLALLTAYLENRPIYLFDEWAADQDPMFKDVFYRQILPDLRDKGKMVVVISHDDRYFHLGDQLLKLEDGHVAYSGPAKHYQAGISSPTLT, from the coding sequence ATGGAGTTCATCCGGTTCGTGCTCGGCCGTTCCGGGAAGGCTCGGCTGCTCCTATTCGGGGCCGTGATCGCCGGCAGTCTCAGCGGCTTGGCCAGCGTCGCGCTACTCGACCTGCTGAAGCAGGCGCTGGAAAGCGCCGAGGAAGGACCGGTCACTCACCTGGCGATGTCGTTCCTCCTGCTCTGCCTGCTGGTCACAGCGACCCGTCTGCTATCCCAGTATCTGTTGGTGGGACTCGGGCAACGTCTGGTCATGGACCTGCGCCTCGAGCTCGGCGAGCAGATCCTCGCGACCCCGCTGCGTTCCCTCGAATCCATGGGGGCCAATCGGATCTACGCTACTCTCACCGACGACGTCAACTCGGTCACCCAGGCCCTGGTGACGGTGCCCGTGCTGTGCGTCAACGGCACCATCATCATCGGCTGCTTCGCCTATCTGGCTTGGCTGCACCTGGTGCTCTTCGCGATCTTTCTTGGCCTAGTGCTGCTCGGCGTGGTGATCTATCAGCTGCTCGCGCGCTTCGCCATGAACCGGTTCCGCGAGGTGCGAGAGGAGCAGGATACGTTGTTCCAGCACTTCCGAGGCCTCGGCGAGGGAGTCAAGGAGCTGCAACTTCACCAACACCGCCGCGGTGCCTTCATCGATTTGATTCGCGGAACCTCAGACTCGATCCGCAAACAGCGGATTAGCGCGACGATGATCTTTGGCTTGGCGTCCGCTTGGGGCAATCTCCTCTTCTTCGCCACCCTCGGGCTGATCTTCTTCGCCCGCCCCTCCGCCATCCAGGTCGACTCTTCGACCCTCATCGCCTACACGGTGGTGCTCTTCTACGTGATGACCCCGCTCCAGTTCTTCCTCGACTCCATACCGACTCTGGGCCGAGCGGGGATCGCGGTGGAGAAGATCGATCAGCTGGGCTTCTCTCTGGGAGAGCCCATGTCCCTCGAGCTGGTGGGCGAGTTTCCCGTGCGCTGGAATCGGCTGGAGCTCCAGCAGTTGACTCACCAATATCGGCGCGACGACCAAGAGCATCCCTTCACCCTAGGACCCGTGGATCTGACGCTGCAACCGGGGGAGGTGCTCTTCTTGGTAGGGGGCAACGGTAGCGGCAAGACCACCCTGGCGAAGATCTTGGTCGGCCTCTACGCTCCCGACGCGGGGCGGATCGTCGTCGACGGCCGGGAGGTTACCGGCGAAAACCGCGACGCCTACCGCCAGCTATTCTCGGTGATTTTCGACGACTTCTTCCTTTTCGAGCAGCTCCTGGGGCTCGAAGGCGAGGGCCTGGAGGAGCGGGCGGCCCACTACCTCGAGGCGTTGCGTATCGCCCACAAGGTGCAGGTGGAAGGCCAGCGGCTCTCTACCCTCGAGCTGTCCAAGGGTCAGCGGAAGCGTCTGGCACTGCTCACGGCCTACCTCGAAAATCGCCCCATTTACCTCTTCGACGAGTGGGCTGCGGATCAGGACCCGATGTTTAAGGACGTGTTCTACCGCCAGATTCTGCCGGATCTCAGAGACAAAGGGAAGATGGTGGTGGTGATCAGTCACGACGACCGCTATTTTCACCTTGGCGATCAGCTCTTGAAGCTCGAGGACGGTCACGTGGCCTATTCCGGACCGGCCAAGCACTATCAGGCGGGTATCTCCAGCCCTACGCTGACCTGA
- a CDS encoding amino acid racemase translates to MAISSPKGIPGSALQPRLVLGILGGLGPYAHILLEQYLLQAASRYAGVAREQDFPSWILSSLPQTPDRTAALGPEGPAALPLLLESLRRVEKASGEPGKNARGADLVLIACNTAHAFLGELRAATSLPILDMIDGCSAEVSERVPAGTRVGLLATTGTLRSGLYQSALRRHGFEPFSPLDTRDGERRQQEWIMDSIYGRPGGWEGLKTRGALGASTRDDGPREQLRQACRTLRDELRCEVLIAACTEIPLALPEGRCQGLSLINPLKILARNAIRAAYGLEAQTPPLPDEGS, encoded by the coding sequence ATGGCCATCTCATCACCAAAGGGCATCCCAGGCTCGGCTCTCCAGCCCCGGCTGGTGCTGGGCATCCTCGGCGGTCTGGGACCTTATGCTCACATCCTCCTCGAGCAATACCTACTCCAAGCCGCCAGTCGCTATGCCGGCGTGGCGCGGGAGCAGGACTTTCCCAGCTGGATCCTCAGCTCGCTGCCCCAAACTCCCGACCGCACCGCAGCCCTCGGCCCGGAAGGTCCGGCGGCGCTGCCCCTATTGCTCGAAAGCCTGCGCCGCGTCGAGAAGGCTTCGGGTGAGCCTGGAAAGAACGCTCGCGGAGCGGATCTGGTGTTGATCGCCTGCAACACCGCCCACGCCTTTCTCGGCGAGCTGCGGGCGGCGACCTCGCTGCCGATCCTCGACATGATCGACGGGTGCAGCGCCGAGGTGAGCGAGCGAGTGCCCGCGGGGACGCGGGTCGGCCTGCTGGCGACCACCGGTACGTTGCGCAGCGGGCTCTACCAAAGCGCCCTGCGCCGGCACGGGTTCGAGCCCTTTTCGCCCCTGGACACTCGGGATGGGGAGCGGCGCCAGCAGGAATGGATCATGGACTCGATCTACGGGCGTCCGGGGGGTTGGGAGGGCCTCAAAACGCGGGGGGCTCTGGGCGCCAGCACCAGGGATGACGGGCCCCGGGAACAGCTGCGTCAAGCCTGCCGCACGCTCCGAGACGAGCTCCGATGCGAGGTGTTGATCGCGGCCTGCACCGAGATCCCGCTGGCACTGCCGGAGGGCCGGTGCCAAGGGCTGTCCTTGATCAACCCCCTGAAAATCCTGGCCCGCAACGCGATTCGGGCCGCCTATGGCCTGGAAGCTCAGACGCCGCCGCTACCGGACGAGGGTTCCTAG
- a CDS encoding SMP-30/gluconolactonase/LRE family protein has translation MSGAPLVAEESSGSAAPVTVRTLAGPLNGAVGGVAVDRLGFVYVADFGETVWKISPWGEVEVFAEDLYAASGNGIDSEGRLLQSSFRAGTVHRIDRDGSKTLLARDLQGPVGVLEHADGSVYVCGCAGNVIYRLGAEGKMGEGEAEVFAEGDLFNCPNGITQDAQGNLYVANFSDGRVIRIDADGQAAVHATIPGGGNGHLVAVAGELFVTGFRANRIYRVTADGEVQPFAGTGTFGQQDGAAEEAQFATPNGIAYNPVRDALYVNDYLLTWPQRWSGRERPRSTVREILFPTLEEIFEAGFASGGEEGARAALRHHTQTRTGRPWQPVLNLFGYGLLRGDQVDRALAVFELNAELFPQSFNVWDSLAEAHRKAGHREKAIELYRKSLELNPQNNNARAMLEEMGQTANHPRR, from the coding sequence ATGAGTGGAGCCCCCCTCGTAGCGGAGGAGTCTTCCGGCTCGGCCGCTCCCGTCACGGTGCGAACCCTGGCGGGTCCCTTGAACGGTGCCGTCGGCGGCGTGGCGGTGGATCGGCTGGGGTTCGTCTACGTGGCGGACTTCGGGGAGACGGTGTGGAAGATCTCGCCCTGGGGAGAGGTGGAGGTCTTCGCTGAGGATCTCTACGCTGCCTCCGGCAACGGCATCGATAGCGAGGGCCGGCTGCTGCAATCGAGCTTCCGCGCCGGCACCGTCCACCGTATCGACCGGGACGGCAGCAAGACCCTTCTCGCCCGGGATTTGCAGGGGCCGGTGGGGGTGCTGGAGCATGCCGACGGCAGCGTCTACGTCTGCGGCTGCGCGGGCAATGTGATCTACCGGCTGGGTGCCGAGGGGAAAATGGGCGAGGGAGAGGCAGAGGTCTTTGCCGAGGGAGATCTCTTCAACTGCCCCAACGGCATCACCCAGGACGCCCAGGGCAATCTCTACGTCGCCAACTTCAGCGACGGGCGGGTGATTCGCATCGATGCGGACGGCCAGGCGGCGGTGCACGCCACCATCCCCGGCGGCGGCAACGGGCACCTGGTGGCAGTGGCCGGGGAGCTCTTCGTCACCGGCTTCCGGGCCAACCGCATCTACCGCGTCACCGCCGACGGCGAGGTCCAGCCCTTCGCCGGCACCGGCACCTTCGGCCAGCAGGACGGCGCCGCCGAGGAAGCCCAATTCGCTACCCCCAACGGCATCGCCTACAACCCGGTGCGGGACGCCCTCTACGTCAACGACTACCTACTCACCTGGCCCCAACGCTGGTCCGGCCGCGAGCGCCCCCGGAGCACGGTGCGGGAGATCCTCTTCCCGACCCTGGAGGAGATCTTCGAGGCCGGCTTCGCCAGCGGCGGAGAGGAAGGCGCTCGGGCAGCTCTCCGGCATCATACTCAAACCCGCACCGGCCGCCCCTGGCAGCCCGTCCTCAACCTCTTCGGCTACGGCCTCCTCCGCGGCGACCAGGTCGACCGCGCCCTCGCCGTCTTCGAGCTCAACGCCGAGCTTTTCCCCCAAAGCTTCAACGTCTGGGACAGCCTCGCCGAAGCCCACCGCAAGGCCGGCCATCGGGAAAAGGCCATCGAGCTCTACCGAAAGTCCTTGGAGCTCAACCCGCAGAACAACAACGCCCGGGCGATGCTGGAGGAGATGGGGCAAACTGCTAACCACCCCAGGCGGTGA
- a CDS encoding GntR family transcriptional regulator: MQRSLHIDPADPSPIWRQIEDGMRRLIAGGVLEPASPVPSVREMARDLRVNPATVSKAYQRLTQDGLLEVKRGEGTFVARELPAGSQLDQKKKLRDAALSYASFAATLGADLDTAQQALEIAWAVLRDGKSSSDPQEGDPS; this comes from the coding sequence ATGCAACGAAGTCTTCATATCGATCCCGCGGACCCGTCACCGATCTGGCGGCAGATCGAGGACGGGATGCGCCGGCTGATCGCCGGCGGAGTTCTCGAACCTGCGAGCCCGGTGCCCTCCGTGCGCGAGATGGCTCGCGACCTGCGGGTCAATCCGGCGACGGTGTCCAAGGCCTACCAGCGGCTGACCCAGGACGGCCTGTTGGAGGTCAAGCGGGGAGAGGGCACGTTCGTGGCCCGGGAGCTGCCGGCGGGTTCCCAACTCGATCAGAAGAAGAAACTCCGCGATGCCGCCCTCAGCTATGCCAGCTTCGCTGCCACCTTGGGAGCGGACCTGGATACCGCACAGCAAGCGCTGGAAATCGCTTGGGCGGTTCTGCGGGACGGCAAGAGCTCTTCAGACCCTCAGGAAGGAGATCCATCATGA
- a CDS encoding ABC transporter ATP-binding protein, producing the protein MTAHRDSQEERALHSALSCQGLTIRYGHQTVVENVTFSVRPGSLYALLGRNGAGKSSMIRCLLGQQRPQAGSLRILGLDAWRRRAQAMGRTGVVPERPDAPPALNPKQLGRLCQPLYPRWNEAGYRQRLDRFGVAEKTPFGKLSRGQQTLVQLALALAPAPELLVLDDPTLGLDAVARRDFFQELMGELHDSEATVLLTSHDLEGISRIADRVGILHGGRLQLDEDLDVLKDRFRRIRYGKTPAHEVEGLIEALQPVRRQIGAWGPEAVVARCDAEMTQGLRHQTGGSVEVEPMSLEEIFIAVTGDGGEGGAQ; encoded by the coding sequence ATGACCGCGCACCGAGACTCACAGGAAGAGCGCGCGCTGCACAGCGCCCTGTCCTGTCAAGGCCTGACGATTCGCTATGGCCACCAAACGGTGGTCGAGAACGTGACCTTCTCGGTCCGTCCGGGCAGCCTCTATGCGCTGCTCGGACGCAACGGAGCCGGCAAGAGCTCGATGATTCGATGTCTGCTGGGCCAGCAGCGGCCGCAGGCTGGTTCTCTGAGGATCCTCGGGCTCGATGCCTGGCGGCGGCGAGCTCAGGCTATGGGGCGAACCGGGGTGGTGCCGGAGCGGCCGGACGCCCCGCCGGCGCTCAATCCCAAGCAGCTGGGCAGGCTCTGCCAGCCCCTCTATCCGCGCTGGAACGAGGCCGGCTACCGGCAGCGGTTGGACCGATTCGGCGTCGCGGAGAAGACTCCCTTCGGCAAGCTGTCCCGAGGCCAGCAGACCCTCGTCCAGCTGGCCCTGGCCCTGGCGCCGGCTCCGGAGTTGCTGGTCCTCGACGACCCCACCCTGGGCCTCGACGCCGTCGCGCGCCGGGACTTCTTCCAAGAGCTGATGGGGGAGCTCCACGACAGCGAGGCGACGGTCCTGCTCACCAGCCACGATCTGGAGGGCATCTCCCGCATCGCCGACCGGGTGGGCATTCTCCACGGCGGCCGGCTGCAGCTGGACGAGGACCTCGACGTGCTCAAAGACCGCTTCCGGCGGATTCGCTACGGCAAGACCCCCGCCCACGAGGTGGAGGGTCTCATCGAAGCCTTGCAGCCGGTGCGCCGGCAGATCGGCGCCTGGGGTCCGGAGGCGGTGGTGGCTCGGTGTGACGCGGAAATGACCCAAGGGCTACGCCATCAAACCGGTGGATCGGTGGAGGTCGAGCCCATGAGCTTGGAAG